In Ectothiorhodospiraceae bacterium 2226, a single window of DNA contains:
- a CDS encoding glutathione S-transferase family protein produces the protein MERLVNGVWREFSSYSNEEGRFERWESPFREWVTPDGRDGFAPEPGRYHLYVSLACPWAHRTLIFRTLKKLDDVISVSVVDPIMGPRSWHFSDGPGCIPDTVNNFRYLYEAYLTADPRFTGVVTVPVLWDKRGRTIVNNESSEIIRMLNSAFDAYGDAQVDFYPEALRADIDAVNERVYDNVNNGVYKAGFATSQGVYEEAYEALFETLDHLEERLAHQRYLVGPRLTEADWRLFTTLVRFDSVYVGHFKCNRRRLVDYPNLWAYTRELYQIPGVAVTVNLDHIKRHYYQSHRDINPSGIVPRGPELDFNAPHDRERFPAEPWRAGEGP, from the coding sequence GTGGAACGACTGGTTAACGGCGTGTGGCGGGAGTTTTCCTCCTACAGCAACGAAGAGGGGCGCTTCGAGCGCTGGGAGAGCCCGTTTCGTGAGTGGGTGACGCCGGATGGGCGCGACGGTTTTGCACCGGAGCCCGGGCGCTACCATCTGTACGTCTCGCTGGCCTGTCCATGGGCGCACCGAACGCTGATTTTCCGCACGCTGAAGAAGCTGGACGATGTCATCTCCGTGTCGGTGGTCGATCCCATCATGGGCCCGCGCAGTTGGCACTTCAGCGACGGTCCGGGCTGCATCCCCGATACGGTGAACAACTTTCGCTATCTGTACGAGGCGTACCTCACCGCCGACCCGCGCTTCACCGGCGTGGTGACGGTGCCGGTGCTGTGGGACAAGCGCGGGCGCACCATCGTCAACAACGAGTCCTCCGAGATCATCCGCATGCTGAACAGCGCCTTCGATGCCTACGGCGATGCGCAGGTCGACTTCTACCCCGAGGCGCTGCGCGCCGATATCGACGCCGTGAACGAGCGGGTGTACGACAACGTCAACAACGGGGTGTACAAGGCGGGCTTCGCCACCAGCCAGGGCGTGTACGAGGAGGCCTACGAGGCGCTGTTCGAGACGCTGGATCACCTGGAAGAGCGCCTCGCTCACCAGCGGTACCTGGTCGGCCCGCGGCTGACCGAGGCCGACTGGCGGTTGTTCACCACGCTGGTGCGCTTCGATTCGGTCTACGTCGGCCACTTCAAGTGCAATCGGCGCCGCCTGGTGGACTACCCGAACCTGTGGGCGTACACGCGCGAGCTCTATCAGATCCCGGGCGTCGCGGTCACCGTCAACCTGGACCACATCAAGCGCCACTATTACCAGAGCCATCGGGATATCAACCCGAGCGGCATCGTGCCACGCGGTCCGGAGCTCGATTTCAACGCGCCGCACGACCGCGAGCGGTTTCCGGCCGAGCCTTGGCGAGCGGGAGAAGGGCCTTAG
- the hrpA gene encoding ATP-dependent RNA helicase HrpA: MSPATPRPPDSEAELNECLAHDRARLRAQRRRLGRHPAPQALAEWRAAVAEAEARAAQRAAALPQPRFDEALPVNQHRERIARAVAAHQVVVLCGETGSGKTTQLPKICLTLGRGARGLIGHTQPRRIAARSVAARLSEELQSPLGQAVGYKVRFHDRVSADSYVKVMTDGILLAEIQSDAELAQYDTLIIDEAHERSLNIDFLLGYLKRLLPRRPDLKVIITSATLDPERFARHFDAPVVSVEGRGYPVEVRYRPSQSEEGEADLSAGIVAAVDELAGEPAGDVLVFLPGEREIREAAEALRKHHPPHTEILPLYARLSAAEQARIFQAHGGRRIVLATNVAETSLTVPGIRYVVDTGLARISRYSYRSKMQRLPIEPVSRASADQRKGRCGRVAPGVCIRLYDEADYLARAEYTPPEIQRTNLAAVILRMADLRLGDVARFPFVDPPEPRAVNDGYRLLQELGAVDAKRRLTPLGRRLARFPVDPRLARMVLAAQAEDCVREVLVIAAALSVQDPRERPVAAQQQADEAHKQWAHPDSDFLAYVSLWRAWQEAQRHLSQRKLRQWCRERFLSYVRLREWQDIHSQLKTVALEGGARLSETPAEYAPLHRALLAGLLGHVGHKHEDAYRGARGVQFQPHPSSGLFKKGPRWLMAGELVETTRVYARINAKVEPAWVEQVGAHLVRRHHFEPHWERKAGHVVAYEQVTLWGLVLTARRRVNYAPLDPAHAREIFIRDALVAGDLATRAPFYAHNRALIAEIESLESKTRRRDILVDEAVLYAFYDARIPAEVNSAAGFEVWRKRAEREAPRLLFLTREDLMQHGAEGAAAFPDELALGPLVLRLRYRFEPGHPEDGVTVEVPLAALGQLEAGAFEWLVPGLLEEKVVALIKSLPKGLRRHFVPAPDFARAAVQAMPPRVAPLREALAAQLRRMTGVVIDPAAFDEAGLPAHLRMHFRVLGTDGKVLDQDRDLDALKARLAARAGAQFSAAVHPEWEREAVEAWDVGELPDSVAFERGGLALRGYPALVAEGERVALRLLDDPAKAAAAHREGVRALGARALNRELRYLRKNLPGLDRLCLHYAAVGRCQDLTEDLVSAALARALALDEAPPPRTPADFEARCAAAQQNLVGQGNELAAAVGEALAEYHGVRKRLKGGLPPAWLEAAGDMRAQLGALVYPGFVARTPWTWLQHYPRYLRALARRLDKLERDPQRDRAPRLELARLLESYRQRRGEPNPRDALRWQLEELRVSLFAQELGTAQPVSVPRLARDLQG; this comes from the coding sequence ATGTCCCCCGCCACACCGCGTCCTCCCGATTCCGAAGCGGAGCTCAACGAATGCCTGGCCCATGATCGGGCGCGCTTGCGCGCCCAGCGGCGCCGCCTGGGGCGTCACCCGGCGCCGCAGGCCTTGGCCGAGTGGCGGGCGGCGGTTGCCGAAGCCGAGGCGCGCGCCGCGCAGCGCGCCGCCGCGCTGCCGCAGCCGCGCTTCGATGAGGCCCTGCCGGTCAACCAGCACCGCGAGCGCATCGCGCGCGCCGTCGCCGCGCACCAGGTGGTGGTGTTGTGCGGTGAGACCGGCTCGGGCAAGACCACGCAGCTCCCCAAGATCTGCCTCACCTTGGGGCGCGGCGCGCGCGGGCTGATCGGCCATACCCAGCCGCGGCGCATCGCGGCGCGCAGCGTGGCCGCGCGTCTGTCTGAGGAGCTGCAGTCTCCGCTCGGCCAGGCGGTGGGCTACAAGGTGCGCTTCCATGACCGCGTCAGCGCCGACAGCTACGTGAAGGTGATGACCGACGGCATCCTGCTGGCCGAGATCCAGAGCGACGCTGAACTCGCGCAGTACGACACCCTCATCATCGACGAGGCCCATGAGCGCAGCCTGAACATCGACTTCCTGCTCGGTTACCTCAAGCGCCTGTTGCCGCGGCGTCCCGATCTCAAGGTCATTATCACGTCCGCTACGCTAGACCCCGAACGCTTCGCGCGTCATTTCGACGCGCCGGTGGTGTCGGTGGAGGGGCGCGGCTATCCCGTGGAGGTGCGCTACCGCCCGTCGCAAAGCGAGGAGGGCGAGGCGGACCTCAGCGCGGGCATCGTGGCCGCGGTGGACGAACTGGCGGGGGAGCCGGCGGGCGACGTGCTGGTGTTCCTGCCCGGCGAGCGCGAGATCCGCGAGGCGGCCGAGGCACTGCGCAAACACCACCCGCCGCACACCGAGATCCTGCCGCTGTACGCGCGCCTGTCCGCGGCCGAGCAGGCGCGTATCTTCCAGGCGCACGGCGGGCGGCGCATCGTGCTCGCCACGAATGTCGCGGAGACGTCGCTCACCGTACCGGGCATCCGCTACGTGGTGGACACGGGCCTGGCGCGCATCAGCCGCTACAGCTATCGCAGCAAGATGCAGCGCCTGCCCATCGAGCCCGTGTCGCGCGCCTCCGCCGACCAGCGCAAGGGTCGCTGCGGGCGCGTGGCGCCGGGCGTGTGCATCCGTTTGTATGACGAAGCGGATTATCTGGCGCGCGCCGAATACACCCCGCCCGAGATCCAGCGCACCAACCTCGCGGCGGTGATCCTGCGCATGGCCGACCTGCGGCTCGGCGACGTGGCGCGCTTCCCGTTCGTCGACCCGCCCGAGCCGCGCGCGGTCAACGACGGCTACCGTCTGCTGCAGGAGCTGGGCGCGGTGGACGCCAAGCGCCGCTTGACGCCGCTGGGGCGGCGGCTCGCGCGTTTCCCGGTGGACCCGCGCCTGGCGCGTATGGTCCTTGCAGCGCAGGCCGAGGATTGCGTGCGCGAGGTGCTGGTGATCGCCGCGGCGCTCAGCGTGCAGGACCCGCGCGAGCGACCGGTCGCGGCCCAGCAGCAGGCCGACGAGGCGCACAAGCAGTGGGCGCACCCGGACTCCGATTTTCTGGCTTACGTGAGCCTGTGGCGCGCCTGGCAGGAGGCGCAGCGCCACCTCTCGCAGCGCAAACTGCGCCAGTGGTGCCGCGAGCGTTTTTTGTCTTACGTGCGCCTGCGTGAGTGGCAGGACATCCACAGCCAGCTCAAGACCGTCGCGCTGGAGGGCGGCGCGCGCCTGTCCGAGACGCCTGCCGAGTACGCACCGTTGCACCGCGCGCTGCTCGCCGGTCTGCTCGGCCACGTCGGCCACAAGCACGAAGACGCCTACCGTGGCGCGCGCGGCGTGCAGTTTCAGCCGCACCCGTCCTCCGGGCTGTTCAAAAAGGGCCCGCGCTGGCTCATGGCGGGCGAGCTGGTGGAGACCACGCGCGTCTACGCGCGCATCAACGCCAAGGTCGAGCCCGCCTGGGTCGAGCAGGTCGGTGCGCACCTGGTGCGCCGCCACCACTTCGAGCCGCACTGGGAGCGCAAGGCGGGCCACGTGGTCGCCTACGAACAAGTGACCCTGTGGGGCCTGGTGCTCACCGCGCGCCGGCGCGTGAACTACGCGCCCCTCGACCCGGCGCACGCGCGCGAAATCTTCATCCGCGATGCGCTGGTGGCGGGTGATCTGGCCACGCGCGCGCCGTTCTATGCGCATAACCGCGCGCTCATCGCCGAGATCGAGAGCCTGGAATCCAAGACCCGGCGGCGCGACATCCTGGTCGACGAGGCGGTGTTGTATGCCTTCTACGATGCGCGCATTCCCGCCGAGGTCAACAGCGCCGCCGGCTTCGAGGTCTGGCGCAAGCGCGCCGAGCGCGAGGCCCCGCGCCTGTTGTTCCTCACCCGCGAGGACCTCATGCAGCACGGCGCCGAGGGCGCCGCGGCCTTCCCGGACGAACTGGCGCTGGGGCCGCTGGTGCTGCGCCTGCGCTATCGCTTCGAGCCCGGCCATCCCGAGGACGGTGTGACCGTCGAGGTGCCGCTCGCGGCGCTGGGCCAGCTCGAGGCGGGCGCCTTCGAGTGGCTGGTGCCGGGACTGCTGGAGGAGAAGGTGGTGGCGCTCATCAAGTCGCTGCCCAAGGGCCTGCGCCGCCACTTCGTGCCCGCGCCCGATTTCGCGCGCGCCGCGGTGCAGGCGATGCCTCCGCGCGTGGCGCCCCTGCGTGAGGCGCTCGCCGCGCAGTTGCGGCGCATGACGGGCGTGGTGATCGACCCCGCGGCCTTCGACGAGGCAGGCCTGCCGGCGCATCTGCGCATGCACTTTCGCGTGCTGGGTACCGACGGCAAGGTGCTGGACCAGGACCGCGACCTCGATGCCCTCAAGGCGCGCCTCGCGGCGCGCGCCGGCGCGCAGTTCAGCGCCGCCGTGCACCCCGAGTGGGAGCGCGAGGCCGTGGAGGCGTGGGACGTGGGCGAACTGCCCGACAGCGTCGCGTTCGAGCGCGGCGGGCTTGCGCTGCGCGGCTATCCGGCGCTGGTGGCGGAGGGCGAGCGCGTGGCCCTGCGCCTGCTGGACGATCCCGCCAAGGCCGCCGCCGCGCACCGCGAGGGCGTGCGCGCGCTGGGCGCCCGTGCCCTGAACCGCGAGTTGCGCTACCTGCGCAAGAACCTGCCGGGGCTGGACCGCCTTTGTCTGCACTACGCCGCGGTGGGTCGCTGCCAGGATCTGACGGAGGACCTGGTCAGCGCCGCGCTCGCGCGCGCCCTGGCCCTGGACGAAGCGCCGCCGCCGCGCACGCCCGCGGACTTCGAGGCGCGTTGCGCGGCCGCGCAGCAGAATCTGGTCGGCCAAGGGAACGAGCTCGCCGCCGCGGTGGGCGAGGCCCTGGCGGAGTACCACGGCGTGCGCAAGCGCCTCAAGGGCGGGCTGCCGCCCGCCTGGCTGGAGGCGGCGGGCGATATGCGCGCCCAGCTCGGGGCACTGGTCTACCCCGGTTTCGTGGCGCGCACGCCCTGGACCTGGCTGCAGCACTACCCGCGCTACCTGCGCGCGCTGGCGCGGCGCCTGGACAAACTGGAGCGCGACCCGCAGCGCGACCGCGCCCCGCGCCTGGAACTGGCGCGGCTGCTGGAGAGCTACCGGCAGCGGCGCGGCGAGCCCAACCCGCGCGATGCGCTGCGCTGGCAACTCGAGGAGCTGCGCGTGTCGCTGTTCGCCCAGGAGTTGGGTACCGCCCAGCCCGTCTCCGTGCCGCGCCTGGCGCGCGACCTACAAGGCTGA
- the mug gene encoding G/U mismatch-specific DNA glycosylase: protein MPDVIAPDLKVLFCGINPSLYTAAVGHHFARPGNRFWPALHGAGFTPRLLSPYEEAELLEYGYGVTNVVPRATAAATELTRADYEQAAARLRALVRRYRPCILAVLGIGAYRQAFGQPKARLGRQPQDLEGAEVWVLPNPSGLNANHQLPDLVRLFGALREQADTLARRPERRAP, encoded by the coding sequence GTGCCGGACGTGATCGCGCCCGACCTGAAGGTGCTGTTCTGTGGGATCAACCCCAGCCTGTATACCGCCGCGGTGGGCCACCACTTCGCCCGCCCCGGCAATCGCTTCTGGCCCGCCTTGCACGGCGCGGGCTTCACCCCGCGCCTGCTCAGTCCCTACGAGGAGGCCGAACTGCTGGAGTACGGGTATGGGGTGACCAACGTGGTGCCGCGCGCCACCGCTGCGGCGACCGAACTCACGCGCGCCGACTACGAGCAGGCTGCCGCCAGGCTGCGGGCCCTGGTGCGACGCTACCGCCCGTGCATCCTGGCGGTACTGGGCATCGGGGCCTACCGGCAGGCCTTCGGCCAGCCCAAGGCCCGACTCGGGCGCCAGCCGCAGGATCTGGAGGGCGCGGAGGTGTGGGTACTGCCCAACCCCAGCGGCCTGAACGCCAATCACCAGCTCCCGGACCTGGTGCGCCTGTTCGGGGCCCTGCGCGAGCAGGCCGACACCTTGGCTCGGAGGCCTGAGCGGCGCGCACCGTGA
- a CDS encoding UdgX family uracil-DNA binding protein (This protein belongs to the uracil DNA glycosylase superfamily, members of which act in excision repair of DNA. However, it belongs more specifically to UdgX branch, whose founding member was found to bind uracil in DNA (where it does not belong), without cleaving it, appears to promote DNA repair by a pathway involving RecA, rather than base excision.): protein MDTSAADFLPAARTLKALRAAAADCRGCPLYARGTQTVFGEGPRRAALVLVGEQPGDEEDRVGRPFVGPAGAVLARVLEEVGIDRAAVYVTNAVKHFKWEPRGSRRLHKKPSAREIAACHPWLAEEVRAVRPRMVVCLGLTAARAAFGRAVRLKDVRAQFTVTPLSAATFVTTHPAALLRVRGGEARAQAHAQFRQDLADVAARLAQ, encoded by the coding sequence ATGGACACCTCCGCCGCCGACTTCCTGCCCGCCGCGCGTACCCTGAAGGCGCTGCGCGCCGCCGCGGCCGACTGCCGCGGGTGCCCGCTGTACGCCCGTGGCACGCAGACCGTATTCGGCGAGGGGCCGCGCCGCGCCGCCCTGGTGCTGGTGGGCGAGCAGCCGGGCGACGAAGAGGACCGCGTCGGCCGGCCCTTTGTCGGCCCCGCCGGCGCCGTGCTGGCACGCGTGCTCGAGGAGGTCGGGATCGACCGCGCGGCCGTGTACGTGACCAATGCGGTGAAGCACTTCAAGTGGGAGCCGCGTGGCAGCCGCCGCCTGCACAAGAAACCCAGCGCGCGCGAGATCGCGGCCTGCCACCCCTGGCTGGCCGAGGAGGTGCGCGCGGTGCGTCCGCGGATGGTGGTCTGCCTCGGCCTCACAGCGGCGCGCGCGGCCTTCGGGCGCGCGGTACGCCTCAAGGATGTGCGCGCCCAGTTCACCGTGACGCCGCTCAGTGCGGCCACCTTCGTGACCACCCATCCCGCGGCGCTGTTGCGCGTGCGCGGGGGAGAGGCTCGCGCGCAGGCGCACGCGCAGTTTCGCCAGGACCTCGCCGACGTGGCCGCGAGGCTGGCACAGTGA
- a CDS encoding MBL fold metallo-hydrolase, giving the protein MPSEPTYLGDGVFLIDTGFQRAELAAAYLVVGDGRAAFIDTGPGRAAEHLLNALAFAGVARQAVDYVIPTHVHLDHAGASGALMAQLPDARLIVHPRGAPHLVDPRRLWEGAVAVYGEQAMRDDHGELVPVPAERVQAAEDGERLALGRRVLEVLHTPGHARHHLCVYDPYTRGLFTGDTFGLSYPEARPLIFPTTTPVQFEPEVWQETLTRMMAMQPARAYLTHYGVLEEPSAEAADLRRLIDAHAALARAVEREADTAAALRAGLRRLLHEEARRRGSALAGQALEQRYAMDLELNAQGLEVWLARRRRAGEAAPSAAREAAVPAGNTGGARRGTTG; this is encoded by the coding sequence ATGCCGAGCGAACCGACCTACCTGGGCGACGGCGTTTTCCTGATCGATACCGGCTTTCAGCGCGCGGAACTGGCCGCCGCCTATCTGGTGGTCGGCGACGGGCGCGCGGCCTTCATCGACACCGGCCCCGGGCGCGCCGCCGAGCACCTGTTGAACGCATTGGCCTTCGCCGGCGTCGCGCGCCAGGCGGTGGATTATGTGATTCCCACGCACGTGCACCTCGATCATGCCGGCGCGAGCGGCGCGCTGATGGCCCAGCTGCCCGATGCGCGCTTGATCGTGCATCCGCGCGGCGCGCCTCATCTCGTCGATCCGCGCCGGCTGTGGGAAGGGGCCGTGGCGGTGTACGGCGAACAGGCCATGCGGGACGACCATGGGGAGCTCGTGCCGGTGCCCGCGGAGCGGGTGCAGGCCGCCGAGGACGGCGAGCGCCTCGCGCTCGGGCGGCGGGTGCTCGAGGTGCTGCACACCCCCGGGCATGCGCGGCACCACCTGTGTGTGTACGATCCCTATACGCGCGGGCTGTTCACCGGCGATACCTTCGGCTTGAGCTATCCCGAGGCCCGTCCGCTGATCTTTCCCACCACCACGCCGGTCCAGTTCGAACCCGAGGTCTGGCAGGAGACGCTCACGCGCATGATGGCCATGCAACCGGCGCGGGCGTACCTCACGCACTACGGCGTGCTGGAGGAGCCGAGCGCGGAGGCGGCTGACCTGCGGCGTCTCATCGACGCGCACGCGGCCCTGGCGCGGGCGGTGGAGCGCGAAGCGGACACGGCTGCCGCGTTGCGTGCGGGGCTGCGGCGGTTGTTGCACGAGGAGGCGCGGCGGCGCGGGAGCGCGCTGGCGGGGCAGGCGCTGGAGCAGCGTTACGCCATGGACCTGGAACTGAACGCGCAGGGGCTGGAGGTGTGGCTCGCGCGGCGCCGACGCGCCGGTGAGGCCGCGCCGAGCGCCGCACGTGAGGCGGCGGTGCCGGCGGGCAACACAGGAGGAGCGAGGCGTGGAACGACTGGTTAA